The following are encoded together in the Chlorocebus sabaeus isolate Y175 chromosome 20, mChlSab1.0.hap1, whole genome shotgun sequence genome:
- the PRKAB2 gene encoding 5'-AMP-activated protein kinase subunit beta-2 — protein sequence MGNTTSDRVSGERHGAKAARSEGAGGHAPGKEHKIMVGSTDDPSVFSLPDSKLPGDKEFVSWQQDLEDSVKPTQQARPTVIRWSEGGKEVFISGSFNNWSTKIPLIKSHNDFVAILDLPEGEHQYKFFVDGQWVHDPSEPVVTSQLGTINNLIHVKKSDFEVFDALKLDSMESSETSCRDLSSSPPGPYGQEMYVFRSEERFKSPPILPPHLLQVILNKDTNISCDPALLPEPNHVMLNHLYALSIKDSVMVLSATHRYKKKYVTTLLYKPI from the exons ATGGGAAACACCACCAGCGACCGGGTGTCCGGGGAGCGCCACGGTGCCAAGGCTGCACGCTCCGAGGGCGCAGGCGGTCATGCCCCGGGGAAGGAGCACAAGATCATGGTGGGCAGCACGGACGACCCCAGCGTGTTCAGCCTCCCCGACTCCAAG CTCCCTGGGGACAAAGAGTTTGTATCATGGCAGCAGGATTTGGAGGACTCCGTAAAGCCCACACAGCAGGCCCGGCCCACTGTTATCCGCTGGTCTGAAGGAGGCAAGGAGGTCTTCATCTCTGGGTCCTTCAACAATTGGAGCACCAAGATTCCACTGATTAAGAG ccATAATGACTTTGTTGCCATCCTGGACCTCCCTGAGGGAGAGCACCAATACAAGTTCTTTGTGGATGGACAGTGGGTTCATGATCCATCAGAG CCTGTGGTTACCAGTCAGCTCGGCACTATTAACAATTTGATCCATGTCAAGAAATCTGATTTTGAGGTGTTCGATGCTTTAAAGCTAGATTCTATGGAAAGTTCTGAGACATCTTGTAGAG ACCTTTCCAGCTCACCCCCAGGGCCTTATGGTCAAGAAATGTATGTGTTTCGATCTGAGGAAAGATTCAAATCCCCACCCATCCTTCCTCCTCATCTACTTCAAGTTATTCTTAACAAAGACACTAATATTTCT tGTGACCCAGCCTTACTCCCTGAGCCCAACCACGTTATGCTGAACCATCTCTATGCATTGTCCATTAAG GACAGTGTGATGGTCCTTAGCGCAACCCATCGCTACAAGAAGAAGTATGTTACTACTCTGCTATACAAGCCCATCTGA